A single region of the Variovorax paradoxus genome encodes:
- the hemF gene encoding oxygen-dependent coproporphyrinogen oxidase: MQQTNPAAVGDYLQRLQQQIVEAVEAADGGACTRDDWQKEPGESLQGHGLTCILEGGELFERAGCGFSQVRGPKLPPSATQNRPELAGAPFEAMGVSLVFHPRNPYVPIVHMNVRMLAALPEGKDPVCWFGGGMDLTPCYGFEEDAVHFHTLCRDSLAAFGDDKYPRFKTWCDEYFFLKHRNEQRGIGGIFFDDFAEGGFENGFAMLRSVGDAFLPAYLPIVERRRGMPWGERERAFQLYRRGRYVEFNLVWDRGTHFGLQSGGRTESILLSMPPLASWAYRQQPEPGSPEAALYSDFIVRRDWL, from the coding sequence ATGCAGCAGACCAATCCGGCGGCCGTCGGCGACTACCTGCAGAGGCTCCAGCAGCAGATCGTCGAAGCAGTAGAGGCGGCGGACGGCGGCGCCTGCACGCGCGATGACTGGCAAAAGGAACCCGGAGAAAGCCTGCAGGGCCACGGCCTTACCTGCATTCTCGAAGGCGGGGAACTGTTCGAGCGCGCGGGCTGCGGTTTTTCGCAGGTGCGAGGGCCCAAGCTGCCGCCCTCGGCCACGCAGAACCGGCCCGAACTCGCTGGCGCGCCTTTCGAGGCCATGGGCGTTTCGCTGGTGTTCCATCCGCGCAATCCTTACGTGCCCATCGTTCACATGAACGTGCGCATGCTGGCCGCGTTGCCCGAAGGCAAGGACCCGGTGTGCTGGTTCGGCGGCGGCATGGACCTGACGCCTTGCTATGGCTTCGAGGAAGACGCGGTGCACTTTCACACCCTATGCCGCGATTCGCTCGCTGCATTCGGCGACGACAAATACCCGCGCTTCAAGACGTGGTGCGACGAATATTTCTTTCTGAAGCACCGCAATGAGCAGCGTGGCATCGGCGGCATCTTTTTCGACGATTTCGCCGAGGGCGGCTTCGAGAACGGCTTTGCAATGCTGCGTTCCGTGGGCGATGCTTTTCTGCCGGCCTACCTGCCCATCGTGGAGCGCCGCCGCGGCATGCCGTGGGGCGAGCGCGAACGTGCGTTTCAGCTGTACCGGCGTGGGCGGTATGTCGAGTTCAACCTGGTGTGGGACCGCGGCACGCACTTTGGGCTGCAATCGGGCGGGCGCACCGAATCGATCCTGCTGTCGATGCCGCCGCTTGCGAGCTGGGCCTATCGCCAGCAACCCGAACCGGGCAGCCCCGAAGCCGCTCTGTACAGCGACTTCATCGTGCGGCGCGACTGGTTGTGA